The following proteins come from a genomic window of Coffea arabica cultivar ET-39 chromosome 11c, Coffea Arabica ET-39 HiFi, whole genome shotgun sequence:
- the LOC113717246 gene encoding transmembrane 9 superfamily member 2 isoform X4: MPLTTNIIKAIQCLCMSTKLVHITILDLWQEKEESLGEVLNGDHLVSAPYNLNFRLDRESHVVCRRNLTRKEVALFRTAVSKDYYLQMYYDDLPIWQFIGAAQTNDVDTFNYYLFTKVHFDIFYSGDRVIEINLLTDSSNRADLTEDKVIDIEFLYSVNWKETDLPFDTRMQKYTMFAHFPLNMKKHQFAITNSFWTIILLVGCLVALYVRVLRKDFNEYENDEELADNQGHTGWKIIHSDVFRYPKYNCCLAAAIGCGTQLFAVVLSIIILGVAGVFHPYDHGVQKVASVIIYAITNVIAGFTAVSFYHQLEGSNSAKNLFLAGSLFCGPLFLTFCMLNTVAGIYESTAEISMGNIVKILLIWVFIALPLLLLGGTLGKMTKSEFQAPCRSTKCPREIPPLHWYRAALPQMAIAGFLPFSVFYIELYPIFASIWGLKVFTTYGVLCVFFIFLVTITALVSIGLTYLQLAAEDHQWWWRSFLCGGSTGLYVYAYCFFFYFQSEMSGFLQTSFFFGYMTCSCFGLFLLLGTVGFRASLIFVRHIYSSIKFE; encoded by the exons ATGCCTTTGACCACAAATATAATAAAGGCGATCCAGTGCCTCTGTATGTCAACAAAGTTGGTCCATATCACAATCCTAG ATCTCTGGCAAGAGAAGGAGGAATCTCTTGGGGAGGTGTTGAATGGAGATCATCTTGTTTCTGCTCCATATAATCTGAATTTCAGGTTAGATAGGGAATCTCATGTTGTTTGTAGAAGAAACCTGACCAGGAAAGAGGTTGCACTGTTCCGAACTGCTGTGTCTAAGGACTACTACTTACAAATGTATTATGATGACTTGCCAATTTGGCAATTCATTGGGGCGGCTCAGACAAACGATGTGGACACGTTTAACTATTATCTCTTCACAAAAGTCCACTTTGATATTTTCTACAGCGGAGATCGTGTGATTGAAATCAACCTGCTAACTGACTCATCAAACAGGGCTGACTTAACAGAGGACAAGGTTATTGATATTGAGTTCTTGTACAGTGTAAATTGGAAAGAAACGGACCTGCCTTTTGATACAAGAATGCAGAAGTACACAATGTTTGCACATTTTCCACTGAACATGAAAAAACATCAGTTTGCAATCACAAATTCATTTTGGACGATTATCCTCTTAGTTGGTTGTCTGGTTGCATTATACGTGCGAGTCCTCAGGAAAGATTTTAATGA GTATGAAAATGATGAGGAATTGGCTGATAATCAAGGACACACAGGATGGAAGATCATCCATAGCGATGTGTTCCGCTACCCAAAATATAACTGTTGCTTAGCTGCAGCTATTGGTTGTGGAACACAGTTATTTGCAGT TGTGCTGTCCATTATCATATTGGGGGTTGCTGGCGTATTTCATCCATATGACCATGGAGTTCAGAAGGTTGCATCGGTCATCATTTATGCAATAACTAATGTCATTGCTGGATTCACTGCTGTTTCTTTCTATCATCAACTTGAAGGAAGTAACTCA GCGAAGAATCTATTTCTAGCAGGCTCTCTATTCTGTGGTCCtctttttcttacattttgtaTGCTAAACACTGTTGCTGGTATCTACGAGTCCACAGCAGAGATTTCCATGGGCAATATTGTGAAGATTCTTCTTATATGGGTTTTCATAGCTTTGCCATTGCTTTTGTTGGGTGGGACTCTTGGGAAAATGACAAAGTCTGAGTTTCAAGCTCCTTGCAGATCCACAAAGTGTCCTAGAGAAATACCACCACTGCATTGGTACAGGGCTGCTCTTCCTCAAATGGCAATTGCTGGATTTCTTCCATTTAGTGTTTTCTATATTGAGCTATATCCCATCTTTGCAAGTATTTGGGGCTTAAAAGTGTTCACAACGTATGGAGTACTTTGtgtctttttcattttccttgtaACTATCACGGCTCTTGTGTCAATTGGTTTGACATACCTTCAGCTTGCTGCCGAAGACCATCAATGGTGGTGGAG GTCCTTTCTTTGTGGTGGCTCAACTGGCTTGTATGTCTACGCCTATTGCTTCTTCTTCTACTTTCAATCAGAAATGAGCGGTTTCTTACAGACCTCATTCTTCTTCGGCTACATGACTTGCAGCTGCTTTGGCCTCTTTCTCCTGCTAGGCACTGTGGGATTCCGCGCCTCTCTAATTTTTGTTCGTCATATATATAGTTCTATCAAGTTTGAGTAG
- the LOC113717246 gene encoding transmembrane 9 superfamily member 2 isoform X2 produces the protein MANSAECFLMSLVMIGILSQVTSDAFDHKYNKGDPVPLYVNKVGPYHNPSETYPYYDFPFCPPDLWQEKEESLGEVLNGDHLVSAPYNLNFRLDRESHVVCRRNLTRKEVALFRTAVSKDYYLQMYYDDLPIWQFIGAAQTNDVDTFNYYLFTKVHFDIFYSGDRVIEINLLTDSSNRADLTEDKVIDIEFLYSVNWKETDLPFDTRMQKYTMFAHFPLNMKKHQFAITNSFWTIILLVGCLVALYVRVLRKDFNEYENDEELADNQGHTGWKIIHSDVFRYPKYNCCLAAAIGCGTQLFAVVLSIIILGVAGVFHPYDHGVQKVASVIIYAITNVIAGFTAVSFYHQLEGSNSAKNLFLAGSLFCGPLFLTFCMLNTVAGIYESTAEISMGNIVKILLIWVFIALPLLLLGGTLGKMTKSEFQAPCRSTKCPREIPPLHWYRAALPQMAIAGFLPFSVFYIELYPIFASIWGLKVFTTYGVLCVFFIFLVTITALVSIGLTYLQLAAEDHQWWWRSFLCGGSTGLYVYAYCFFFYFQSEMSGFLQTSFFFGYMTCSCFGLFLLLGTVGFRASLIFVRHIYSSIKFE, from the exons ATGGCAAACTCTGCTGAATGTTTTCTGATGAGTCTTGTTATGATTGGAATTCTTAGCCAAGTGACATCAGATGCCTTTGACCACAAATATAATAAAGGCGATCCAGTGCCTCTGTATGTCAACAAAGTTGGTCCATATCACAATCCTAG TGAAACTTATCCGTATTACGATTTTCCGTTCTGTCCACCAG ATCTCTGGCAAGAGAAGGAGGAATCTCTTGGGGAGGTGTTGAATGGAGATCATCTTGTTTCTGCTCCATATAATCTGAATTTCAGGTTAGATAGGGAATCTCATGTTGTTTGTAGAAGAAACCTGACCAGGAAAGAGGTTGCACTGTTCCGAACTGCTGTGTCTAAGGACTACTACTTACAAATGTATTATGATGACTTGCCAATTTGGCAATTCATTGGGGCGGCTCAGACAAACGATGTGGACACGTTTAACTATTATCTCTTCACAAAAGTCCACTTTGATATTTTCTACAGCGGAGATCGTGTGATTGAAATCAACCTGCTAACTGACTCATCAAACAGGGCTGACTTAACAGAGGACAAGGTTATTGATATTGAGTTCTTGTACAGTGTAAATTGGAAAGAAACGGACCTGCCTTTTGATACAAGAATGCAGAAGTACACAATGTTTGCACATTTTCCACTGAACATGAAAAAACATCAGTTTGCAATCACAAATTCATTTTGGACGATTATCCTCTTAGTTGGTTGTCTGGTTGCATTATACGTGCGAGTCCTCAGGAAAGATTTTAATGA GTATGAAAATGATGAGGAATTGGCTGATAATCAAGGACACACAGGATGGAAGATCATCCATAGCGATGTGTTCCGCTACCCAAAATATAACTGTTGCTTAGCTGCAGCTATTGGTTGTGGAACACAGTTATTTGCAGT TGTGCTGTCCATTATCATATTGGGGGTTGCTGGCGTATTTCATCCATATGACCATGGAGTTCAGAAGGTTGCATCGGTCATCATTTATGCAATAACTAATGTCATTGCTGGATTCACTGCTGTTTCTTTCTATCATCAACTTGAAGGAAGTAACTCA GCGAAGAATCTATTTCTAGCAGGCTCTCTATTCTGTGGTCCtctttttcttacattttgtaTGCTAAACACTGTTGCTGGTATCTACGAGTCCACAGCAGAGATTTCCATGGGCAATATTGTGAAGATTCTTCTTATATGGGTTTTCATAGCTTTGCCATTGCTTTTGTTGGGTGGGACTCTTGGGAAAATGACAAAGTCTGAGTTTCAAGCTCCTTGCAGATCCACAAAGTGTCCTAGAGAAATACCACCACTGCATTGGTACAGGGCTGCTCTTCCTCAAATGGCAATTGCTGGATTTCTTCCATTTAGTGTTTTCTATATTGAGCTATATCCCATCTTTGCAAGTATTTGGGGCTTAAAAGTGTTCACAACGTATGGAGTACTTTGtgtctttttcattttccttgtaACTATCACGGCTCTTGTGTCAATTGGTTTGACATACCTTCAGCTTGCTGCCGAAGACCATCAATGGTGGTGGAG GTCCTTTCTTTGTGGTGGCTCAACTGGCTTGTATGTCTACGCCTATTGCTTCTTCTTCTACTTTCAATCAGAAATGAGCGGTTTCTTACAGACCTCATTCTTCTTCGGCTACATGACTTGCAGCTGCTTTGGCCTCTTTCTCCTGCTAGGCACTGTGGGATTCCGCGCCTCTCTAATTTTTGTTCGTCATATATATAGTTCTATCAAGTTTGAGTAG
- the LOC113717246 gene encoding transmembrane 9 superfamily member 2 isoform X1 produces the protein MCSLFLFAERNRRMANSAECFLMSLVMIGILSQVTSDAFDHKYNKGDPVPLYVNKVGPYHNPSETYPYYDFPFCPPDLWQEKEESLGEVLNGDHLVSAPYNLNFRLDRESHVVCRRNLTRKEVALFRTAVSKDYYLQMYYDDLPIWQFIGAAQTNDVDTFNYYLFTKVHFDIFYSGDRVIEINLLTDSSNRADLTEDKVIDIEFLYSVNWKETDLPFDTRMQKYTMFAHFPLNMKKHQFAITNSFWTIILLVGCLVALYVRVLRKDFNEYENDEELADNQGHTGWKIIHSDVFRYPKYNCCLAAAIGCGTQLFAVVLSIIILGVAGVFHPYDHGVQKVASVIIYAITNVIAGFTAVSFYHQLEGSNSAKNLFLAGSLFCGPLFLTFCMLNTVAGIYESTAEISMGNIVKILLIWVFIALPLLLLGGTLGKMTKSEFQAPCRSTKCPREIPPLHWYRAALPQMAIAGFLPFSVFYIELYPIFASIWGLKVFTTYGVLCVFFIFLVTITALVSIGLTYLQLAAEDHQWWWRSFLCGGSTGLYVYAYCFFFYFQSEMSGFLQTSFFFGYMTCSCFGLFLLLGTVGFRASLIFVRHIYSSIKFE, from the exons ATGTGTT ctctttttctttttgcagaAAGGAACAGGAGAATGGCAAACTCTGCTGAATGTTTTCTGATGAGTCTTGTTATGATTGGAATTCTTAGCCAAGTGACATCAGATGCCTTTGACCACAAATATAATAAAGGCGATCCAGTGCCTCTGTATGTCAACAAAGTTGGTCCATATCACAATCCTAG TGAAACTTATCCGTATTACGATTTTCCGTTCTGTCCACCAG ATCTCTGGCAAGAGAAGGAGGAATCTCTTGGGGAGGTGTTGAATGGAGATCATCTTGTTTCTGCTCCATATAATCTGAATTTCAGGTTAGATAGGGAATCTCATGTTGTTTGTAGAAGAAACCTGACCAGGAAAGAGGTTGCACTGTTCCGAACTGCTGTGTCTAAGGACTACTACTTACAAATGTATTATGATGACTTGCCAATTTGGCAATTCATTGGGGCGGCTCAGACAAACGATGTGGACACGTTTAACTATTATCTCTTCACAAAAGTCCACTTTGATATTTTCTACAGCGGAGATCGTGTGATTGAAATCAACCTGCTAACTGACTCATCAAACAGGGCTGACTTAACAGAGGACAAGGTTATTGATATTGAGTTCTTGTACAGTGTAAATTGGAAAGAAACGGACCTGCCTTTTGATACAAGAATGCAGAAGTACACAATGTTTGCACATTTTCCACTGAACATGAAAAAACATCAGTTTGCAATCACAAATTCATTTTGGACGATTATCCTCTTAGTTGGTTGTCTGGTTGCATTATACGTGCGAGTCCTCAGGAAAGATTTTAATGA GTATGAAAATGATGAGGAATTGGCTGATAATCAAGGACACACAGGATGGAAGATCATCCATAGCGATGTGTTCCGCTACCCAAAATATAACTGTTGCTTAGCTGCAGCTATTGGTTGTGGAACACAGTTATTTGCAGT TGTGCTGTCCATTATCATATTGGGGGTTGCTGGCGTATTTCATCCATATGACCATGGAGTTCAGAAGGTTGCATCGGTCATCATTTATGCAATAACTAATGTCATTGCTGGATTCACTGCTGTTTCTTTCTATCATCAACTTGAAGGAAGTAACTCA GCGAAGAATCTATTTCTAGCAGGCTCTCTATTCTGTGGTCCtctttttcttacattttgtaTGCTAAACACTGTTGCTGGTATCTACGAGTCCACAGCAGAGATTTCCATGGGCAATATTGTGAAGATTCTTCTTATATGGGTTTTCATAGCTTTGCCATTGCTTTTGTTGGGTGGGACTCTTGGGAAAATGACAAAGTCTGAGTTTCAAGCTCCTTGCAGATCCACAAAGTGTCCTAGAGAAATACCACCACTGCATTGGTACAGGGCTGCTCTTCCTCAAATGGCAATTGCTGGATTTCTTCCATTTAGTGTTTTCTATATTGAGCTATATCCCATCTTTGCAAGTATTTGGGGCTTAAAAGTGTTCACAACGTATGGAGTACTTTGtgtctttttcattttccttgtaACTATCACGGCTCTTGTGTCAATTGGTTTGACATACCTTCAGCTTGCTGCCGAAGACCATCAATGGTGGTGGAG GTCCTTTCTTTGTGGTGGCTCAACTGGCTTGTATGTCTACGCCTATTGCTTCTTCTTCTACTTTCAATCAGAAATGAGCGGTTTCTTACAGACCTCATTCTTCTTCGGCTACATGACTTGCAGCTGCTTTGGCCTCTTTCTCCTGCTAGGCACTGTGGGATTCCGCGCCTCTCTAATTTTTGTTCGTCATATATATAGTTCTATCAAGTTTGAGTAG
- the LOC113717246 gene encoding transmembrane 9 superfamily member 2 isoform X3 codes for MCSLFLFAERNRRMANSAECFLMSLVMIGILSQVTSDAFDHKYNKGDPVPLYVNKVGPYHNPSETYPYYDFPFCPPDLWQEKEESLGEVLNGDHLVSAPYNLNFRLDRESHVVCRRNLTRKEVALFRTAVSKDYYLQMYYDDLPIWQFIGAAQTNDVDTFNYYLFTKVHFDIFYSGDRVIEINLLTDSSNRADLTEDKVIDIEFLYSVNWKETDLPFDTRMQKYTMFAHFPLNMKKHQFAITNSFWTIILLVGCLVALYVRVLRKDFNDVLSIIILGVAGVFHPYDHGVQKVASVIIYAITNVIAGFTAVSFYHQLEGSNSAKNLFLAGSLFCGPLFLTFCMLNTVAGIYESTAEISMGNIVKILLIWVFIALPLLLLGGTLGKMTKSEFQAPCRSTKCPREIPPLHWYRAALPQMAIAGFLPFSVFYIELYPIFASIWGLKVFTTYGVLCVFFIFLVTITALVSIGLTYLQLAAEDHQWWWRSFLCGGSTGLYVYAYCFFFYFQSEMSGFLQTSFFFGYMTCSCFGLFLLLGTVGFRASLIFVRHIYSSIKFE; via the exons ATGTGTT ctctttttctttttgcagaAAGGAACAGGAGAATGGCAAACTCTGCTGAATGTTTTCTGATGAGTCTTGTTATGATTGGAATTCTTAGCCAAGTGACATCAGATGCCTTTGACCACAAATATAATAAAGGCGATCCAGTGCCTCTGTATGTCAACAAAGTTGGTCCATATCACAATCCTAG TGAAACTTATCCGTATTACGATTTTCCGTTCTGTCCACCAG ATCTCTGGCAAGAGAAGGAGGAATCTCTTGGGGAGGTGTTGAATGGAGATCATCTTGTTTCTGCTCCATATAATCTGAATTTCAGGTTAGATAGGGAATCTCATGTTGTTTGTAGAAGAAACCTGACCAGGAAAGAGGTTGCACTGTTCCGAACTGCTGTGTCTAAGGACTACTACTTACAAATGTATTATGATGACTTGCCAATTTGGCAATTCATTGGGGCGGCTCAGACAAACGATGTGGACACGTTTAACTATTATCTCTTCACAAAAGTCCACTTTGATATTTTCTACAGCGGAGATCGTGTGATTGAAATCAACCTGCTAACTGACTCATCAAACAGGGCTGACTTAACAGAGGACAAGGTTATTGATATTGAGTTCTTGTACAGTGTAAATTGGAAAGAAACGGACCTGCCTTTTGATACAAGAATGCAGAAGTACACAATGTTTGCACATTTTCCACTGAACATGAAAAAACATCAGTTTGCAATCACAAATTCATTTTGGACGATTATCCTCTTAGTTGGTTGTCTGGTTGCATTATACGTGCGAGTCCTCAGGAAAGATTTTAATGA TGTGCTGTCCATTATCATATTGGGGGTTGCTGGCGTATTTCATCCATATGACCATGGAGTTCAGAAGGTTGCATCGGTCATCATTTATGCAATAACTAATGTCATTGCTGGATTCACTGCTGTTTCTTTCTATCATCAACTTGAAGGAAGTAACTCA GCGAAGAATCTATTTCTAGCAGGCTCTCTATTCTGTGGTCCtctttttcttacattttgtaTGCTAAACACTGTTGCTGGTATCTACGAGTCCACAGCAGAGATTTCCATGGGCAATATTGTGAAGATTCTTCTTATATGGGTTTTCATAGCTTTGCCATTGCTTTTGTTGGGTGGGACTCTTGGGAAAATGACAAAGTCTGAGTTTCAAGCTCCTTGCAGATCCACAAAGTGTCCTAGAGAAATACCACCACTGCATTGGTACAGGGCTGCTCTTCCTCAAATGGCAATTGCTGGATTTCTTCCATTTAGTGTTTTCTATATTGAGCTATATCCCATCTTTGCAAGTATTTGGGGCTTAAAAGTGTTCACAACGTATGGAGTACTTTGtgtctttttcattttccttgtaACTATCACGGCTCTTGTGTCAATTGGTTTGACATACCTTCAGCTTGCTGCCGAAGACCATCAATGGTGGTGGAG GTCCTTTCTTTGTGGTGGCTCAACTGGCTTGTATGTCTACGCCTATTGCTTCTTCTTCTACTTTCAATCAGAAATGAGCGGTTTCTTACAGACCTCATTCTTCTTCGGCTACATGACTTGCAGCTGCTTTGGCCTCTTTCTCCTGCTAGGCACTGTGGGATTCCGCGCCTCTCTAATTTTTGTTCGTCATATATATAGTTCTATCAAGTTTGAGTAG
- the LOC113717246 gene encoding transmembrane 9 superfamily member 2 isoform X5 encodes MCAAYDFSCETYPYYDFPFCPPDLWQEKEESLGEVLNGDHLVSAPYNLNFRLDRESHVVCRRNLTRKEVALFRTAVSKDYYLQMYYDDLPIWQFIGAAQTNDVDTFNYYLFTKVHFDIFYSGDRVIEINLLTDSSNRADLTEDKVIDIEFLYSVNWKETDLPFDTRMQKYTMFAHFPLNMKKHQFAITNSFWTIILLVGCLVALYVRVLRKDFNEYENDEELADNQGHTGWKIIHSDVFRYPKYNCCLAAAIGCGTQLFAVVLSIIILGVAGVFHPYDHGVQKVASVIIYAITNVIAGFTAVSFYHQLEGSNSAKNLFLAGSLFCGPLFLTFCMLNTVAGIYESTAEISMGNIVKILLIWVFIALPLLLLGGTLGKMTKSEFQAPCRSTKCPREIPPLHWYRAALPQMAIAGFLPFSVFYIELYPIFASIWGLKVFTTYGVLCVFFIFLVTITALVSIGLTYLQLAAEDHQWWWRSFLCGGSTGLYVYAYCFFFYFQSEMSGFLQTSFFFGYMTCSCFGLFLLLGTVGFRASLIFVRHIYSSIKFE; translated from the exons ATGTGTGCTGCATATGATTTCTCTTG TGAAACTTATCCGTATTACGATTTTCCGTTCTGTCCACCAG ATCTCTGGCAAGAGAAGGAGGAATCTCTTGGGGAGGTGTTGAATGGAGATCATCTTGTTTCTGCTCCATATAATCTGAATTTCAGGTTAGATAGGGAATCTCATGTTGTTTGTAGAAGAAACCTGACCAGGAAAGAGGTTGCACTGTTCCGAACTGCTGTGTCTAAGGACTACTACTTACAAATGTATTATGATGACTTGCCAATTTGGCAATTCATTGGGGCGGCTCAGACAAACGATGTGGACACGTTTAACTATTATCTCTTCACAAAAGTCCACTTTGATATTTTCTACAGCGGAGATCGTGTGATTGAAATCAACCTGCTAACTGACTCATCAAACAGGGCTGACTTAACAGAGGACAAGGTTATTGATATTGAGTTCTTGTACAGTGTAAATTGGAAAGAAACGGACCTGCCTTTTGATACAAGAATGCAGAAGTACACAATGTTTGCACATTTTCCACTGAACATGAAAAAACATCAGTTTGCAATCACAAATTCATTTTGGACGATTATCCTCTTAGTTGGTTGTCTGGTTGCATTATACGTGCGAGTCCTCAGGAAAGATTTTAATGA GTATGAAAATGATGAGGAATTGGCTGATAATCAAGGACACACAGGATGGAAGATCATCCATAGCGATGTGTTCCGCTACCCAAAATATAACTGTTGCTTAGCTGCAGCTATTGGTTGTGGAACACAGTTATTTGCAGT TGTGCTGTCCATTATCATATTGGGGGTTGCTGGCGTATTTCATCCATATGACCATGGAGTTCAGAAGGTTGCATCGGTCATCATTTATGCAATAACTAATGTCATTGCTGGATTCACTGCTGTTTCTTTCTATCATCAACTTGAAGGAAGTAACTCA GCGAAGAATCTATTTCTAGCAGGCTCTCTATTCTGTGGTCCtctttttcttacattttgtaTGCTAAACACTGTTGCTGGTATCTACGAGTCCACAGCAGAGATTTCCATGGGCAATATTGTGAAGATTCTTCTTATATGGGTTTTCATAGCTTTGCCATTGCTTTTGTTGGGTGGGACTCTTGGGAAAATGACAAAGTCTGAGTTTCAAGCTCCTTGCAGATCCACAAAGTGTCCTAGAGAAATACCACCACTGCATTGGTACAGGGCTGCTCTTCCTCAAATGGCAATTGCTGGATTTCTTCCATTTAGTGTTTTCTATATTGAGCTATATCCCATCTTTGCAAGTATTTGGGGCTTAAAAGTGTTCACAACGTATGGAGTACTTTGtgtctttttcattttccttgtaACTATCACGGCTCTTGTGTCAATTGGTTTGACATACCTTCAGCTTGCTGCCGAAGACCATCAATGGTGGTGGAG GTCCTTTCTTTGTGGTGGCTCAACTGGCTTGTATGTCTACGCCTATTGCTTCTTCTTCTACTTTCAATCAGAAATGAGCGGTTTCTTACAGACCTCATTCTTCTTCGGCTACATGACTTGCAGCTGCTTTGGCCTCTTTCTCCTGCTAGGCACTGTGGGATTCCGCGCCTCTCTAATTTTTGTTCGTCATATATATAGTTCTATCAAGTTTGAGTAG